One region of Triticum aestivum cultivar Chinese Spring chromosome 6B, IWGSC CS RefSeq v2.1, whole genome shotgun sequence genomic DNA includes:
- the LOC123137640 gene encoding RING-H2 finger protein ATL73, giving the protein MLGSGLNLVTTVIGFGMSATFIVFVCARLICGRAVRADAEADVAAARAMAPGPAPFDFDIEFRTADLDRTIQNTCSGLEPFVVAAIPTITYSSEAFHSKDDAQCSICLGEYDEKEILRIMPTCRHNFHLSCIDIWLEKQTTCPICRISLDLPGGKASASPARSLPQLFGHPESSASRSPHWILPMHRDRSGGRGNRPASQESLEVVIT; this is encoded by the exons atgCTGGGGTCCGGGCTGAATCTGGTGACCACGGTGATCGGCTTCGGGATGAGCGCCACCTTCATCGTCTTCGTCTGCGCACGCCTCATCTGCGGACGCGCCGTGCGGGCCGACGCCGAGGCCGACGTCGCCGCCGCCCGGGCGATGGCTCCGGGCCCCGCGCCCTTCGACTTCGACATCGAGTTCCGCACTGCGGATCTCGATCGCACG ATTCAGAACACCTGCAGTGGATTGGAACCTTTCGTTGTTGCTGCAATTCCAACAATAACGTATAGCTCTGAAGCCTTCCATTCAAAAGATGATGCCCA GTGCTCCATATGTTTGGGTGAATACGACGAGAAAGAGATCCTGCGTATAATGCCCACATGCCGACATAATTTTCATCTTTCCTGTATAGATATATGGTTAGAGAAGCAAACGACCTGCCCAATATGCCGAATCTCGTTGGACTTACCGGGTGGAAAAGCCAGTGCTTCTCCTGCCCGTAGCCTCCCTCAATTATTTGGCCACCCTGAGAGCTCTGCCAGTCGATCACCGCATTGGATACTTCCTATGCATCGTGATCGTAGTGGGGGTAGAGGTAACAGACCGGCCTCACAAGAATCATTAGAAGTGGTCATAACATGA